Proteins from one Triticum aestivum cultivar Chinese Spring chromosome 7A, IWGSC CS RefSeq v2.1, whole genome shotgun sequence genomic window:
- the LOC123147950 gene encoding SUMO-activating enzyme subunit 1A codes for MGGGGGAEEELTAQETALYDRQIRVWGVDAQKRLSKAHVLVCGVNGTTIEFCKNIVLAGVGSLSLMDDHMVTEDDLNSNFLIPHDESVYGGKSRAEVCCESLKDFNPMVRVAVAKGNPSLIDGTFIDMFDIIVVSCASLKTKLFINDNCRKRSKHIAFYSVECKDSCGEIFVDLQDHSYLQKKPGGEPEQQELKYPSLQEAISVPWKDLSKRTTKLYYAMRVLESYESSEGRDPGETSLSDLPAVLARRKDMCDRMSVDESKIPTSLLERLLAAGKKEHPPVCAILGGILGQEVIKSISCKGDPIKNFFYFDDADGKGAMEDIPPTPED; via the exons atgggcggcggcggcggcgcggaggaggagcTGACGGCGCAGGAGACGGCGCTCTACGACCGCCAGATCCGCGTCTGGGGCGTCGATGCCCAGAAGAG GCTAAGTAAGGCGCACGTGCTTGTGTGCGGCGTCAACGGTACTACTATTGAG TTCTGCAAGAACATTGTTCTAGCAGGAGTTGGCAGTTTATCATTGATGGACGATCACATGGTCACAGAGGATGATCTCAATTCAAACTTCCTAATTCCTCATGATGAGAGTGTGTATGGTGGTAAATCACGGGCAGAGGTTTGCTGCGAGTCCTTAAAAGATTTCAATCCAATGGTCCGAGTTGCTGTTGCAAAAG GTAACCCATCACTAATTGATGGAACATTCATTGACATGTTCGACATTATTGTAGTCAGCTGCGCATCTCTTAAAACAAAG TTGTTTATTAATGACAACTGCCGGAAGAGAAGCAAGCATATTGCCTTCTACTCTGTAGAGTGCAAGGATTCTTGTGGTGAAATATTTGTTGATCTGCAGGACCATAGCTATCTTCAG AAGAAGCCTGGAGGAGAACCTGAACAGCAGGAGTTGAAATATCCTAGTCTGCAG GAAGCTATTTCTGTGCCCTGGAAGGATCTGTCCAAAAGAACAACTAAATTGTACTACGCAATGAGAG TCTTGGAAAGTTATGAATCATCTGAAGGGCGCGACCCTGGTGAGACATCACTTTCTGATCTGCCTGCAGTTTTGGCTCGGAGGAAGGATATGTGTGATAGAATG TCTGTGGACGAGTCTAAAATTCCTACATCTCTTCTGGAACGGCTTCTAGCAGCTGGGAAAAAGGAACATCCTCCTGTATGTGCAATCCTTGGTGGCATTCTTGGTCAG GAGGTGATCAAATCAATATCTTGCAAGGGCGATCCGATCAAGAATTTCTTTTACTTCGACGATGCTGATGGTAAAGGGGCCATGGAGGACATCCCCCCAACTCCTGAAGACTAA
- the LOC123153493 gene encoding outer envelope protein 61: MNPEMLRVAEEQMRRIPADDLARMQRQLMSNPDLLKLATESMKNMTADDFKRAAEQLNRARPEEMLDMTEKIAKAKPEELAAMKSQADAHTSYAISAAKMLKRQGNQLHGRGEYAEAAAKYRLARDNVKNSVPSAAGRALQLQCSVNLMACYLKLSEFEECVNEGSEVLSYEYHSGTAKAYYRRGQAYKELGNLQAAVADLSKAHEMSPDDETVAQALTEAQEKLETGGGAADQPKRVVIEEVVEEDVSSDLPSAQRSSSSTAVSQPHDGARNSTQSDSLGSLVNTTSQVASSSSGAIPVAPDLGSNVPGISPGMVSMADPAMWEMFTSMVENMSPDAMSNMSELFGIKLSIEDAANAQQAMSSFSPQDLQKMMKWIGRAQRGVETAKKTKDWLLGRKGFIFAIVMLILAFILHRLGFIG; encoded by the coding sequence ATGAATCCGGAGATGCTGCGGGTGGCGGAGGAGCAGATGCGGCGCATCCCCGCCGACGACCTCGCCAGGATGCAGCGGCAGCTCATGTCCAACCCGGACCTGCTGAAGCTCGCAACCGAGAGCATGAAGAACATGACGGCCGACGACTTCAAGAGGGCCGCCGAACAGCTGAACCGCGCGAGGCCAGAGGAGATGCTCGACATGACCGAGAAAATCGCCAAGGCCAAgcccgaggagctcgccgccaTGAAGTCCCAAGCCGACGCTCACACCTCGTACGCGATATCCGCCGCCAAGATGCTGAAGCGGCAGGGGAACCAGCTCCATGGCCGCGGGGAGTACGCCGAGGCCGCCGCCAAGTACAGACTCGCCAGGGATAACGTGAAGAACAGCGTGCCGTCGGCAGCCGGGCGCGCTCTGCAGCTGCAGTGCAGCGTTAATCTGATGGCCTGCTACCTGAAGCTCAGCGAGTTTGAGGAGTGCGTCAATGAAGGCTCGGAGGTTTTGAGCTATGAGTATCACTCGGGCACTGCCAAAGCGTACTACCGAAGGGGTCAGGCGTACAAGGAGCTGGGAAACCTCCAGGCTGCTGTTGCTGACCTGAGTAAAGCCCATGAGATGTCTCCGGACGACGAAACTGTCGCTCAAGCTCTGACAGAGGCTCAAGAAAAACTTGAAACCGGAGGGGGAGCAGCAGACCAGCCAAAGAGAGTTGTCATTGAGGAAGTTGTAGAAGAAGATGTTAGTTCTGATCTGCCAAGCGCTCAAAGGAGTTCTTCTTCTACTGCTGTTTCACAGCCACATGATGGAGCACGAAACTCGACACAATCTGACTCTTTAGGAAGCTTGGTAAATACTACGTCTCAGGTTGCTTCTTCATCAAGCGGAGCAATCCCTGTTGCTCCAGATTTGGGATCCAATGTGCCAGGAATTTCACCTGGCATGGTCAGTATGGCAGACCCTGCTATGTGGGAGATGTTTACATCCATGGTGGAGAACATGAGCCCTGATGCGATGTCAAACATGAGTGAGTTGTTCGGTATCAAGTTGTCCATTGAGGATGCAGCCAACGCTCAACAAGCTATGTCTTCATTCTCTCCACAAGATTTACAAAAAATGATGAAATGGATCGGCAGAGCACAGCGAGGAGTCGAAACAGCAAAGAAGACGAAGGACTGGCTACTAGGCAGGAAAGGCTTCATCTTTGCCATTGTCATGCTGATCTTGGCGTTCATCCTCCATCGGCTTGGATTCATCGGGTAG